One window of the Salminus brasiliensis chromosome 1, fSalBra1.hap2, whole genome shotgun sequence genome contains the following:
- the LOC140573733 gene encoding phospholipase A and acyltransferase 4-like has product MCDKRRSHSYDGSELMVEINVNPALPRWRKRATAPTLYGMPQPGDLIEIFRGTYQHWGLYIGEGDIVHLAPPCETPGAGPNCLMSVLYDKAIVMRERLGQVVGQDRFHVNNLLDSKHKPRSVCVILRDALSLAGLEMPYCVLRGNCEHFVTELRYGRAESRQIHYAVKIGVRSMAIGMKALKNASSLSRKQEKEKSLKISPTW; this is encoded by the exons ATGTGCGACAAGCGAAGATCTCATAGCTACGATGGCAGTGAACTCATGGTTGAAATTAATGTAAATCCAGCTTTACCCAGATGGCGTAAAAGAGCAACTGCTCCAACTCTG tATGGTATGCCACAACCAGGGGACCTTATTGAGATTTTTCGAGGGACCTACCAACACTGGGGTTTATACATTGGCGAGGGTGACATCGTTCACCTTGCCCCTCCCT GCGAGACACCAGGAGCCGGGCCTAACTGCCTGATGTCCGTCTTGTATGACAAGGCCATAGTGATGCGTGAGAGGTTGGGCCAGGTGGTTGGTCAAGACCGATTCCATGTCAACAACCTTCTAGACTCCAAACACAAGCCGAGGAGCGTGTGTGTCATTCTGCGTGATGCGCTCAGTCTGGCTGGCCTGGAAATGCCCTACTGTGTTCTGAGAGGAAACTGTGAACACTTTGTTACAGAGCTGAGATACGGGAGAGCAGAGTCTCGACAG ATTCATTACGCTGTCAAGATCGGTGTGCGGTCCATGGCCATCGGAATGAAGGCGCTCAAGAATGCATCAAGCCTTtccagaaaacaagaaaaagaaaagagcttgaaaatcagcccaacatggtGA